In Microcella indica, the genomic window TCCTGCTCGCCGTGGATGCTGTCGCCGCGACCGTCGACGAGGCCATCGAGGGCGACCACGACCTCCTGCTCGTGCATCACCCGCTGCTCATGCGCGGCGTCACGACGGTCGCGGAGTCGACGGCGAAGGGCGCGATGCTCGCTCGGCTCATCCGCGGCGAGTGCGCCCTCGTCGCCGCCCACACGAACGCGGACATCGTCGAGACGGGCACGAGCGGGCGACTCGCGGAGCTCCTGCAGCTGCGCGAGGTCGCGGCGATCGCCGAGGGCCCCACCAGCAACGGCCATGGCGGCGACGGGCGCGCCGGTGACGGGCACGGGGTCACCGGACTCGGCCGCACCGGCGTCCTTCCCGAGGCGACGACCCTCGGCGAGCTCGCACGCACGCTCGCGCAGCTGCTGCCGGCGACGGCGGGGGGCGTGCGCGTCGGCGGCGAGTACGACCGCCGCGTCGCCAGGATCGCCCTGTGCGGGGGAGCGGGCGACTCCCTGCTCGCCGAGCCGGCCGTGCGCGACAGCGACGTGTACATCACCTCAGACCTGCGGCATCACCCCGCGAGCGAGGCGCTCGAGACTGCCCGAGTCGCCGGGGGTCCCGCGCTCATCGACGTCTCCCACTGGGCGAGCGAGTGGCTGTGGCTCGACACCGCCGCTGCCGAGCTGCGCACGGCGCTTCCGGGTGTGGAGGTGGTCGTGAGCGAGCTGCGCACCGACCCGTGGGACTTCGTTGTGGTTCAGTAGTCACATGGCCCTCACCGCACCCCCCGAGACGCAGGCGCTCCTGCTCGACCTGCAGGCTCTCGACACCCACCTGCAGCAGCTCGCGCACCGCGAGAAGACCCTTCCCGAGCACGAGACCCTCACGGCCATCACCGCG contains:
- a CDS encoding Nif3-like dinuclear metal center hexameric protein, whose product is MTTLQNVLDAIESLWPARGAEGWDAPGLLSGDPAAGVSRILLAVDAVAATVDEAIEGDHDLLLVHHPLLMRGVTTVAESTAKGAMLARLIRGECALVAAHTNADIVETGTSGRLAELLQLREVAAIAEGPTSNGHGGDGRAGDGHGVTGLGRTGVLPEATTLGELARTLAQLLPATAGGVRVGGEYDRRVARIALCGGAGDSLLAEPAVRDSDVYITSDLRHHPASEALETARVAGGPALIDVSHWASEWLWLDTAAAELRTALPGVEVVVSELRTDPWDFVVVQ